The Gimibacter soli genome includes a region encoding these proteins:
- the zapA gene encoding cell division protein ZapA yields MAQINVNINGKLYPLACADGEESRLHDLASYVDSKARDLTVRLGHVSEARLLLMVSLMIADELQDALESGGTPGIVGTFSADDFASVLNEVAAEVEGIAERLEKA; encoded by the coding sequence ATGGCCCAGATCAATGTGAACATCAACGGCAAGCTCTATCCCCTCGCCTGCGCCGACGGCGAGGAAAGCCGCCTGCATGACCTCGCCTCCTATGTGGACAGCAAGGCCCGCGACCTGACGGTGCGCCTTGGCCATGTCAGCGAGGCGCGGCTTCTTCTCATGGTTTCGCTGATGATTGCCGATGAATTGCAGGATGCGCTCGAATCGGGCGGCACACCCGGCATCGTCGGCACTTTCAGCGCCGATGACTTCGCTTCCGTCCTCAATGAAGTGGCGGCAGAAGTGGAAGGCATTGCAGAAAGGCTCGAGAAAGCTTAA
- a CDS encoding 5-formyltetrahydrofolate cyclo-ligase yields the protein MENADKTALRAEARRIRAGLAKMYGYAAAEAIVDHGLKFLMARPKGSVIAGYWPKGDELDPRLLMMALERAGFEIALPVVQGDDEPLTFRRFGEGDPLVEGPYGIMMPGGDAPVVTPSTLIVPLLSYDADCYRLGQGGGYYDRTLAAMPGASAFGFAYAGQFVNYIPREVHDMPLHGIITETGIYVPQRHNKT from the coding sequence ATGGAAAACGCAGACAAGACGGCCCTTCGCGCCGAGGCGCGCCGCATCCGCGCCGGGCTTGCCAAAATGTATGGCTATGCCGCTGCTGAAGCGATTGTCGACCACGGCCTGAAGTTCCTGATGGCGCGCCCCAAGGGCAGCGTGATTGCCGGCTACTGGCCGAAGGGCGACGAGCTGGACCCGCGCCTCCTGATGATGGCGCTGGAACGTGCCGGGTTTGAAATCGCGCTTCCCGTGGTGCAGGGTGACGACGAGCCCCTCACCTTCCGCCGCTTCGGCGAAGGCGACCCGCTGGTTGAAGGCCCCTATGGCATCATGATGCCGGGCGGCGATGCGCCCGTGGTGACGCCCTCCACGCTCATTGTGCCGCTTCTCTCATACGACGCCGATTGTTACCGGCTGGGGCAAGGCGGCGGCTATTATGACCGCACACTGGCGGCAATGCCCGGTGCATCCGCATTCGGCTTTGCCTATGCCGGCCAGTTCGTGAACTATATCCCGCGAGAGGTGCATGACATGCCGCTCCATGGCATCATCACCGAAACGGGCATCTATGTGCCCCAACGCCACAACAAGACCTGA
- a CDS encoding TIGR00282 family metallophosphoesterase codes for MRLLFLGDLMGRSGRDAAVSALPDLRQKLKLDFVVVNGENAAAGFGLTDKIANSVIQAGADVVSGGNHTFDQRDIMSAIDADPRILRPINYPDGTPGRGWYIYEAPRGKKVMVINAMARTFMNPMDCPFRAIDAVLKNHRLGVTVHAILVDFHGEATSEKMAMGHYLDGRVSLVVGTHSHIPTADCQILDGGTAYQTDAGMCGDYNSVIGMQKDEPISRFLTKMNKERYSPAEGPATICGTFVETDDRTGLAKRIEPVRIGPRLMEHIPTL; via the coding sequence ATGCGACTGTTGTTTCTCGGAGACCTGATGGGACGGAGCGGCCGTGACGCGGCTGTGTCCGCACTGCCTGACCTCCGCCAGAAACTCAAACTCGATTTCGTCGTGGTGAACGGCGAGAACGCAGCCGCGGGCTTCGGGCTCACCGACAAGATCGCCAACAGCGTGATCCAGGCAGGCGCCGACGTCGTCTCGGGCGGCAACCATACCTTCGACCAGCGCGACATCATGAGCGCGATCGATGCCGACCCGCGCATCCTTCGCCCGATCAATTATCCTGACGGCACACCGGGGCGTGGCTGGTACATCTATGAAGCGCCGCGTGGCAAGAAGGTGATGGTGATCAACGCCATGGCCCGCACCTTCATGAACCCGATGGATTGCCCCTTCCGCGCGATTGACGCCGTGCTGAAAAACCACCGGCTGGGCGTCACCGTGCATGCGATCCTTGTGGATTTCCACGGCGAGGCCACCTCCGAGAAGATGGCGATGGGCCATTATCTGGATGGTCGGGTCAGCCTCGTGGTTGGCACCCACAGCCATATCCCGACCGCCGATTGCCAGATCCTCGATGGCGGCACTGCCTACCAGACGGACGCAGGCATGTGCGGCGACTATAACAGCGTGATCGGCATGCAGAAGGACGAGCCGATCAGCCGCTTCCTCACCAAGATGAACAAGGAACGCTACAGCCCGGCCGAGGGCCCGGCCACAATCTGCGGCACCTTCGTTGAAACCGACGACCGCACGGGCCTTGCCAAACGCATCGAACCCGTCCGCATCGGCCCCCGCCTGATGGAACATATCCCGACGCTTTAA